In one Culex quinquefasciatus strain JHB chromosome 2, VPISU_Cqui_1.0_pri_paternal, whole genome shotgun sequence genomic region, the following are encoded:
- the LOC6052659 gene encoding zinc finger protein 449 translates to MRKRRNPIVKPTFAEALDLLAHAEVHARFEPHKSNLCKRSFLNETTIKEHLCKNHNALLKHAWEHSRERSSYGTHGCPKCGKSFLNKARLKRHMVSHRNKTVRCEICSEEFPYGCSLMNNRSHTKSRQFTNSAGRNSPTEEHCKSCEHNAKLTYNDLNLDKFPAGTDRRLSTSTSVPAARRLIGMFTVWMKA, encoded by the exons ATGAGAAAACGGAGGAATCCGATAGTGAAACCAACGTTTGCGGAAGCGCTGGATTTGCTTGCGCACGCGGAAGTTCACGCCCGATTTGAGCCGCACAAGTCCAACCTGTGCAAACGATCTTTCCTGAACGAAACCACCATCAAGGAGCAC CTCTGCAAGAACCACAACGCACTGCTCAAACACGCCTGGGAACACTCGCGGGAACGGTCCAGCTATGGAACGCACGGCTGCCCCAAGTGTGGCAAATCGTTCCTCAACAAGGCACGCCTCAAGCGGCACATGGTTTCACACCGGAACAAAACCGTACGATGCGAGATCTGCTCAGAGGAGTTTCCCTACGGTTGCAGTCTCATGAACAACCGATCGCACACCAAATCGCGCCAGTTCACGA ATTCTGCTGGAAGGAATTCGCCGACGGAGGAACACTGCAAAAGCTGTGAACACAACGCCAAGCTTACCTACAACGACCTGAATCTGGACAAATTTCCGGCGGGCACGGACCGGAGGTTGTCAACCAGCACCAGTGTACCAGCTGCACGGCGTCTAATCGGAATGTTCACGGTTTGGATGAAGGCCTGA